The Maylandia zebra isolate NMK-2024a linkage group LG4, Mzebra_GT3a, whole genome shotgun sequence genome includes a window with the following:
- the LOC101475737 gene encoding uncharacterized protein LOC101475737 isoform X1 has translation MACAVNGMSDERIGEALIKEVIEEELKDVPSEDVPPLTPLAVEGKTEQEEKLVKQLSKMIRIVGDRVQHDQEFQDVIDGVASGSGSKSENFRRVADKVFEDGITWERIAVLIYVAGRLAVKYTTGSYWGSSAYIVCQDCTKKKARSDVLVLVLFPHHLNKCCSRFNVASDQSHCCDVILLRLRKKSLKKQTVSIIQVVLAKFKFHK, from the exons ATGGCGTGCGCGGTGAACGGCATGTCAG ATGAGAGAATCGGGGAAGCCCTCATCAAAGA AGTCATAGAGGAAGAGCTGAAGGATGTGCCCTCAGAGGATGTCCCGCCTCTCACTCCACTGGCTGTGGAGGGGAAGACTGAGCAGGAGGAGAAGCTGGTCAAGCAGCTGAGCAAAATGATACGTATCGTCGGTGACAGAGTGCAGCATGACCAAGAGTTTCAAGA TGTGATAGATGGTGTGGCTTCTGGCTCTGGCTCCAAGTCAGAGAACTTCAGACGAGTGGCAGACAAAGTGTTTGAGGACGGCATCACCTGGGAGAGAATCGCTGTGCTCATCTATGTAGCCGGCAGGCTTGCTGTCAAG tacactaCAGGAAGCTATTGGGGGAGTAGCGCTTATATTGTCTGCCAAGACTGCACCAAGAAGAAGGCACGATCTGATGTCCTCGTGctggtgttgttcccacatcatcttaataaatgttgttccaggttcaacgtTGCAAGTGACcagtcacattgttgtgacgtcatacttttgcgacttcggaaaaaaagtcttaaaaaacaaacggtAAGCATTATACAGGTTGTCCTGGCAAAATTCAAATTTCATAAATGA